The Caulifigura coniformis genome includes a region encoding these proteins:
- a CDS encoding bile acid:sodium symporter family protein, with protein sequence MLRFLRHHWFVISVCVLVPAGFSIGRGMSPADVERFNATVGSWMSRGLAALILFLMSFTLDNSRIVAAIRSPRAVLWASIVNAGVIPLLAWPMMAFQPVADFRIGLMIAASVPCTMAAASMWTRSAGGNDAISLLVTTITNGLCFVIAPFWLGIASGEQLNLAAGQMMVPLIIGSFIPIVIGQLVRLHPAAAGLADRHKSAFSNLAQACIALQIVWVCITAGPQVSQGVAEGDRDGWIAAGIAWASCTGLHVVGLVLGAWGGRWLGYARGDRIAAAFAASQKTLPIGILIARDPALLGRLGLPFAVFPMLMYHVTQLVIDTVIVECIKPKGGDELEDAT encoded by the coding sequence ATGTTGCGTTTCCTCCGCCATCACTGGTTCGTCATCAGCGTCTGCGTCCTCGTTCCGGCCGGATTCAGCATCGGCCGCGGCATGAGCCCGGCGGATGTCGAGCGATTCAATGCGACGGTCGGATCGTGGATGAGCCGCGGGCTTGCGGCGCTGATCCTGTTCCTGATGTCGTTCACGCTCGACAACAGCCGGATCGTGGCGGCAATCCGTTCGCCGAGGGCGGTGCTCTGGGCGTCGATCGTGAACGCCGGAGTGATTCCGCTGCTGGCCTGGCCGATGATGGCGTTCCAGCCGGTCGCCGATTTCCGAATCGGGCTGATGATCGCCGCCTCGGTTCCCTGCACGATGGCGGCGGCCTCGATGTGGACGAGGAGTGCGGGTGGGAACGATGCGATCTCGCTCCTGGTGACGACGATCACGAACGGGCTGTGTTTCGTCATCGCGCCGTTCTGGCTGGGGATCGCTTCGGGGGAGCAGCTCAATCTCGCGGCGGGGCAGATGATGGTCCCGCTGATCATCGGCAGTTTCATTCCGATCGTGATCGGTCAGCTGGTGCGACTTCACCCTGCGGCCGCGGGCCTGGCTGATCGTCACAAGTCGGCGTTCAGCAACCTTGCGCAGGCGTGCATTGCTCTGCAGATCGTCTGGGTGTGCATTACGGCGGGCCCGCAGGTGAGCCAGGGAGTGGCCGAGGGGGACCGCGACGGCTGGATCGCGGCGGGCATCGCGTGGGCCAGTTGCACGGGGCTGCACGTCGTCGGACTGGTGCTCGGAGCGTGGGGGGGACGCTGGCTTGGCTATGCACGTGGAGACCGCATCGCGGCCGCCTTTGCCGCCAGCCAGAAGACGCTGCCGATCGGCATCTTGATCGCCCGCGATCCGGCTTTGCTGGGGCGTCTGGGGCTTCCCTTCGCCGTGTTTCCGATGCTGATGTACCACGTCACGCAGCTCGTGATCGACACTGTGATCGTCGAGTGCATCAAGCCGAAGGGGGGCGACGAACTCGAGGACGCCACGTGA
- a CDS encoding sialidase family protein, producing the protein MPNLARALIVLTSSLGVACCPHVFAADEDARRFAGMSPAEVRGFELDVMRRIADFALIPPTLNTSPLPKYDYDQLDYGMTIGIERTPKGRLWACWVAGGDSPKAFFVLATSDDDGETWSKPRLVVDSHSKSLPMDRSILVGNLWTDPLGRLWLIFDQSMDMFDGRAGVWAAICENPDADEPTWSSPKRIWHGVTLNKPTVLSTGEWMLPVSLDQREGFRQFQGLFKDLDPVRGANVFVSKDQGATWERRGAATFPNPDWHEHMIVERKDGSLWMLARTAKGLMQTTSTDGGRTWAEPTEPPGIRQPAARFHIRRLASGRLLLVKHGDQVDDHNGRVKLSAWLSSDEGKTWEGGLILDERKGVSYPDGFQAPDGTIFISYDRNRATDGEVLLAKFTEDDILAKKLVSPKSKLKMLISRPLKKRAAEK; encoded by the coding sequence ATGCCAAACCTCGCCCGCGCTCTCATCGTTCTCACATCCAGTCTCGGCGTCGCCTGCTGCCCGCACGTTTTTGCGGCTGATGAGGACGCCCGGCGATTCGCAGGGATGTCTCCGGCGGAAGTGAGAGGGTTCGAGCTCGACGTGATGCGGCGGATCGCCGACTTCGCGCTGATTCCGCCGACGCTGAACACGTCTCCCCTTCCGAAATACGACTACGACCAGCTCGACTACGGGATGACGATCGGGATCGAGCGCACGCCGAAGGGGCGGCTGTGGGCCTGCTGGGTGGCGGGAGGCGACAGCCCCAAGGCGTTTTTCGTGCTGGCGACGAGCGACGACGACGGGGAAACCTGGTCGAAGCCGCGACTGGTCGTCGATTCCCATTCGAAATCGCTGCCGATGGATCGCAGCATTCTCGTCGGGAACCTGTGGACGGATCCGCTGGGCCGTCTGTGGCTGATCTTCGACCAGTCGATGGACATGTTCGACGGTCGGGCCGGCGTGTGGGCGGCGATCTGCGAGAACCCCGACGCGGACGAGCCGACCTGGTCGTCCCCGAAGCGGATCTGGCATGGCGTGACGCTCAACAAGCCGACCGTGCTCTCGACGGGCGAGTGGATGCTTCCGGTTTCGCTCGATCAGCGGGAAGGCTTCCGGCAGTTCCAGGGGCTGTTCAAGGACCTCGATCCGGTCCGCGGGGCGAATGTTTTCGTCTCGAAAGACCAGGGGGCGACCTGGGAGCGGCGGGGGGCGGCGACCTTTCCGAATCCCGACTGGCATGAACACATGATCGTCGAGCGGAAGGACGGGAGCCTGTGGATGCTGGCCCGGACCGCGAAAGGTCTCATGCAGACGACGTCGACGGACGGGGGACGGACCTGGGCTGAGCCGACCGAGCCTCCGGGCATTCGCCAGCCGGCGGCTCGGTTTCATATTCGTCGGCTCGCCTCGGGCCGGCTGCTGCTGGTGAAGCACGGCGACCAGGTGGACGATCACAATGGCCGGGTCAAACTGAGCGCCTGGCTCTCGTCCGACGAGGGAAAAACGTGGGAGGGGGGCCTGATCCTGGATGAGCGGAAAGGCGTCTCGTATCCCGATGGATTCCAGGCCCCGGACGGAACGATCTTCATCTCCTACGACCGGAACCGGGCGACGGATGGCGAAGTGCTGCTCGCGAAGTTCACGGAAGACGACATCCTCGCGAAGAAGCTGGTCTCACCGAAGTCGAAGCTCAAGATGCTGATCAGTCGCCCGCTGAAAAAGCGGGCTGCGGAAAAATAG
- a CDS encoding DUF1559 domain-containing protein produces MSLRHIRRAEPLRSPGFTLIELLVVIAIIAILIALLLPAVQQAREAARRTQCKNNLKQIGLAMHNYHDVYNAFPPAYISRTPCLTTAAWTGNCNIGELGLYSWGAFILPYVDQAPLFNLLNVGNVYLETNLANATTRTALQTALPAFSCASDPGPALNDFVAASNRYNFRVTDGTNPYSIAKSNYAMMANAWDSTTPHVYPVQYGPAHGLGFANSKINFRDITDGSSNTILVGERAFIYKNANKVGGATVIGFSASNNVQDTSYGQKGNSMAAVGLTYNGINALVGGEHDVRGFSSNHVGGAHFVMGDGAVRFISENIDYVKGTVSVTNYFQIADTTYQKLALRDDGKPVGEF; encoded by the coding sequence ATGTCGCTGCGTCACATCCGCCGGGCCGAGCCTCTCCGCTCCCCTGGCTTCACACTGATCGAATTGCTCGTCGTCATCGCAATCATTGCGATCCTGATCGCGCTTCTTCTCCCGGCGGTTCAGCAGGCCCGCGAGGCGGCCCGTCGGACCCAGTGCAAAAACAACCTGAAGCAGATCGGGTTGGCGATGCATAACTACCACGACGTCTATAACGCGTTCCCGCCGGCCTATATCTCAAGAACGCCGTGCCTGACGACGGCCGCCTGGACGGGCAACTGCAACATCGGCGAGCTGGGTCTGTATTCGTGGGGGGCGTTCATCCTGCCGTATGTCGACCAGGCGCCGCTGTTCAACCTGCTGAACGTCGGGAACGTGTACCTGGAAACCAACCTTGCCAATGCCACGACGCGGACGGCGTTGCAGACGGCGCTGCCGGCTTTCAGCTGTGCCTCTGATCCGGGGCCGGCACTCAACGACTTCGTGGCCGCATCCAATCGTTACAACTTCCGGGTGACGGACGGGACGAACCCGTATTCGATCGCGAAATCGAACTACGCGATGATGGCGAACGCGTGGGACAGCACGACGCCTCACGTTTACCCGGTGCAGTATGGGCCGGCCCACGGGCTGGGATTCGCCAATTCGAAGATCAACTTCCGGGACATCACCGACGGATCGAGCAATACGATCCTCGTGGGGGAACGGGCCTTCATCTACAAGAACGCGAACAAGGTTGGCGGGGCGACCGTGATCGGTTTCTCGGCCTCGAACAACGTGCAGGACACGAGCTACGGCCAGAAGGGGAACAGCATGGCCGCGGTCGGGCTGACGTATAACGGCATCAACGCGCTGGTCGGCGGCGAGCATGATGTTCGCGGTTTCAGCAGCAACCATGTCGGCGGGGCGCACTTCGTGATGGGAGACGGCGCCGTGCGGTTCATCAGCGAGAACATCGATTACGTGAAGGGGACGGTCTCGGTGACGAACTACTTCCAGATCGCGGACACGACGTACCAGAAGCTGGCTCTCCGCGACGACGGGAAGCCGGTTGGTGAGTTCTGA
- a CDS encoding ABC transporter permease produces the protein MTRTRLLLSGLKHYWRSHVAVALGTAIAVAVLAGALVVGDSVRASLRAMTLDRLGGVDFAMTGPRFVREQLADDVARAAREAGLPSQTAPALMMTGALESGSDDSRRRAAGTQIIGCDQRLWDMFVHGGLAAPKEDEVILSPRAAENLRVKPGDSVSLFIELPPTIPRDSLLGDREQTVTEVPLRVAAIADVATSMARFGLNPSQQLPQNAFVNLDHLQDQLGLAAVPVSRTNPTEKVARVNAIFFHDEHPPARSGEKSGEGASTAVRLTKAVHDSTTLTDLSLRIVPHEDRGYVSLESEQMMLDNGTSRGALRTAAGLGRRAFPVLVYLFNRIANQSKPERHSMYGVIAGVDLKQTAPRDPQWDEVKFAPVDPRRTKEPVDVVLNEWLATDLEAKVGDLLTARYHQVGDKGELPELQRTFRVAAVVPMSTPWDDRGLTPTVPGITDAETFRDWRQPFPMKMDQITDRDEQFWKEHRATPKVFVPLATAQALFRSRYGDATSVHIIAGEGESATDLATKFDQQYRADLEQMLTGMAVAPVKEQGLLAAQGTTDFAGLFLGFSFFLIAAAAILVALLFRLGVERRIRELGLLTAIGWTPKAIRRHALGEALLVVHAGALLGLPLAIGYAALMIYGLKTWWNAAVGTQFLFLSVDPVRLIVGGVAAIVIAVISVLLAIRSIRKISPRAMLGGVVEAEKTTSSPEHVRWRGWETPAICGLLSVVLVLASQSGMVPATEAFAGISYTAVMFFLSGGLALAAGMTLFSALLRKPAGSSQGISMLRLCLRNAARNPRRSAMTAGLVAAATFLVTAVASGRRNPAVELPDRASGNGGFLLVAESSTPILFDLNTPAGRAQIGVDRDPERWSKLKFVQFRVQPGENASCLNLYQTSLPTILAIPDAAIRKFANESRFKFIGMTPAEGWNRLLEGIPDGPVPVLGDVNTLQYSLHKGPGDRVKLDDAPTRKGRELHISGMFDGSVFQGVLLMAESKFLELFPERAGFQYFLVESAGVADSAEARQEAASISDLLESQLRDYGLDAEPVADRLADFLAVQNTYLSTFQTLGGLGLLLGVFGVSAVMLRNIFERRSEIALLRAVGWRHARTGFTILGENLLLVGWGLFVGIGSALLAMAPHLASTGAQPPWRGLGLLAVAVLAAGGLTAIFAMRGALATPIVAALRDE, from the coding sequence GTGACACGTACCCGCCTGCTACTTTCCGGCCTCAAGCACTACTGGAGGTCGCATGTCGCCGTCGCGCTGGGGACGGCGATCGCGGTGGCCGTCCTCGCCGGCGCCCTGGTCGTCGGCGATTCCGTCCGGGCGAGCCTCAGGGCGATGACGCTCGACCGCCTCGGGGGCGTCGACTTCGCAATGACGGGACCGCGGTTTGTTCGGGAGCAACTGGCCGATGACGTCGCCCGGGCCGCTCGTGAGGCGGGGCTCCCCTCCCAGACCGCTCCCGCCTTGATGATGACCGGCGCCCTGGAATCGGGGTCTGACGATTCGCGTCGACGCGCCGCCGGAACGCAGATCATCGGCTGCGATCAGCGGCTGTGGGACATGTTCGTCCACGGAGGCCTCGCGGCCCCGAAGGAGGATGAAGTCATTCTCAGCCCACGGGCGGCGGAGAACCTGCGGGTCAAGCCCGGCGACAGCGTTTCACTTTTCATCGAACTCCCCCCGACGATACCCAGGGACTCCCTGCTCGGAGACCGCGAGCAGACGGTCACCGAAGTTCCACTGCGCGTCGCGGCGATCGCCGACGTCGCCACGTCGATGGCCCGCTTCGGACTGAATCCTTCCCAGCAGCTCCCACAGAATGCATTCGTCAATCTCGACCACCTGCAGGATCAGCTCGGCCTCGCCGCCGTGCCCGTGTCGCGGACGAATCCGACCGAAAAGGTCGCGCGGGTGAATGCCATCTTCTTTCACGACGAACACCCCCCCGCGAGATCGGGAGAGAAGAGCGGGGAAGGAGCGTCGACAGCGGTCCGGCTCACAAAGGCTGTCCATGATTCGACGACGCTCACCGACCTCTCGCTGCGAATCGTTCCGCACGAAGACCGGGGCTACGTCTCGCTCGAGAGTGAGCAGATGATGCTCGATAACGGCACGTCGCGCGGGGCGCTGCGGACGGCGGCCGGATTGGGCCGACGGGCTTTTCCGGTACTCGTCTACCTGTTCAATCGGATCGCGAACCAGTCGAAGCCGGAACGGCACTCCATGTACGGCGTCATCGCCGGCGTTGATCTCAAACAGACAGCCCCGCGCGATCCGCAGTGGGACGAGGTGAAGTTCGCCCCCGTCGATCCGCGACGGACCAAAGAGCCGGTCGATGTGGTGCTGAACGAATGGCTGGCGACCGATCTGGAAGCGAAGGTCGGCGACCTGCTGACGGCCCGGTACCACCAGGTCGGCGACAAGGGGGAACTGCCCGAGCTGCAGCGAACCTTCCGCGTGGCGGCCGTCGTCCCCATGTCCACCCCGTGGGATGACCGCGGTCTCACTCCGACCGTCCCCGGAATCACCGATGCCGAAACGTTCCGCGACTGGCGACAGCCGTTCCCGATGAAAATGGACCAGATCACCGATCGGGACGAGCAGTTCTGGAAAGAGCACCGCGCCACGCCGAAAGTATTCGTGCCGCTGGCGACGGCCCAGGCACTGTTTCGCAGCCGGTACGGTGACGCGACGTCCGTACACATCATCGCCGGTGAAGGAGAATCAGCCACAGACCTCGCGACGAAGTTCGATCAACAGTACCGGGCCGATCTCGAGCAGATGCTGACCGGCATGGCCGTCGCGCCCGTGAAAGAGCAGGGGCTGCTGGCCGCACAGGGGACGACCGACTTCGCCGGGCTGTTCCTGGGATTCAGCTTCTTTCTCATTGCCGCAGCGGCCATTCTCGTGGCGCTGCTGTTTCGCCTGGGCGTCGAGCGCCGGATCAGGGAGCTTGGCCTGCTGACGGCCATCGGGTGGACGCCGAAAGCGATCCGCCGACATGCCCTCGGCGAGGCGCTGCTGGTCGTCCATGCCGGGGCGCTCCTCGGTCTCCCCCTGGCGATCGGCTACGCGGCCCTGATGATCTACGGCCTGAAGACCTGGTGGAATGCTGCGGTCGGAACACAGTTCCTGTTCCTGTCGGTCGATCCTGTACGACTCATTGTGGGAGGCGTGGCTGCGATCGTGATTGCCGTGATCTCGGTCCTGCTCGCAATCCGATCGATCCGGAAGATCTCGCCGCGGGCCATGCTGGGGGGTGTCGTCGAAGCGGAGAAAACGACCTCCTCGCCGGAGCACGTCCGTTGGCGGGGGTGGGAGACGCCGGCCATTTGCGGCCTGCTGTCAGTTGTGCTGGTCCTCGCCTCGCAATCCGGAATGGTCCCGGCGACGGAAGCCTTCGCCGGCATCTCCTACACGGCGGTGATGTTCTTCCTGAGTGGCGGCCTGGCCCTCGCGGCGGGCATGACGTTGTTCTCCGCGCTGCTCCGCAAACCGGCCGGAAGCTCTCAAGGCATCTCCATGCTGCGGCTTTGCCTGCGAAACGCGGCACGCAACCCGCGGCGCAGCGCGATGACGGCCGGGCTCGTCGCGGCGGCGACGTTCCTCGTGACGGCGGTCGCGTCGGGGCGTCGCAATCCGGCGGTCGAATTGCCGGACCGCGCATCAGGCAACGGCGGCTTCCTCCTGGTCGCCGAAAGCAGCACGCCGATCCTGTTCGACCTGAACACACCGGCGGGGCGCGCTCAGATCGGCGTCGACCGCGACCCGGAACGCTGGTCAAAACTGAAGTTCGTGCAGTTCCGCGTGCAGCCGGGGGAGAACGCCAGCTGTCTCAACCTTTATCAGACTTCCCTGCCGACGATCCTGGCCATCCCGGACGCAGCGATCCGGAAGTTCGCCAACGAGTCGCGGTTCAAGTTCATCGGAATGACTCCGGCGGAAGGCTGGAATCGCCTGCTGGAGGGAATTCCAGACGGACCCGTCCCCGTCCTGGGAGATGTCAACACCCTGCAGTACAGCCTCCACAAAGGGCCCGGCGACCGCGTGAAGCTGGACGATGCCCCGACCCGGAAAGGCCGCGAGCTTCATATCTCGGGAATGTTCGATGGCAGCGTGTTTCAGGGAGTGCTGCTGATGGCCGAATCGAAGTTTCTGGAACTGTTCCCTGAACGGGCCGGCTTTCAGTATTTCCTGGTCGAGTCCGCCGGCGTTGCGGACAGCGCCGAGGCCAGACAGGAAGCCGCGTCGATCAGCGACCTCCTGGAATCACAGCTGCGCGACTACGGCCTCGATGCCGAGCCGGTCGCCGATCGGCTTGCCGACTTCCTGGCCGTCCAGAACACCTACCTCTCGACGTTCCAGACACTCGGTGGCCTCGGTCTGTTGCTCGGCGTCTTCGGAGTCAGCGCCGTGATGCTCAGAAACATCTTCGAGCGACGCAGCGAGATTGCCCTCCTGCGGGCCGTCGGCTGGCGGCACGCACGGACCGGATTCACGATCCTGGGCGAGAACCTGCTGCTCGTGGGATGGGGCCTCTTCGTCGGTATCGGTTCGGCCCTGCTCGCCATGGCGCCCCACCTCGCCAGCACCGGTGCGCAGCCTCCCTGGCGCGGCCTCGGCCTGCTGGCGGTCGCGGTCCTGGCCGCAGGCGGACTCACGGCGATCTTTGCGATGCGGGGCGCGCTGGCGACCCCGATTGTCGCCGCGCTGCGGGATGAATAA
- a CDS encoding tetratricopeptide repeat protein: MKRRIAMHGRTTETRRPVAMGLAAAVWIGSAALANDVIHLKQPGSEAVIPVPATIDDFTGKFIRFRVGTNVRQELTSNVVQTDHAFSEGFKRGQNLFRTGDYAAAEEEWKQDVLREPKAWVRREIRAWLIRAAWRQDHWPDAANQFLEIVAEDPDTFHWPIAPLTWTPALREADRTQARRLLEDSRPVARLLGASFLLKDAHSTTSAERVLKDLMRDVSPQVAGLAKAQLWRTQIGPPISDPELARWRSHIAFLPETLRGGPQFVLAAATLQRSEFDRAAAEFLWVPLVYSQNEPTAARASLEAGVSLLRAGRRDDAVKILKETVDNFTWSDAAREAKSRLMEVAPD, from the coding sequence ATGAAGCGAAGGATCGCCATGCACGGACGAACAACTGAAACACGACGACCCGTCGCGATGGGACTCGCCGCCGCAGTGTGGATCGGCTCCGCCGCACTTGCGAATGACGTGATTCACCTGAAACAGCCCGGTTCGGAGGCCGTCATCCCGGTTCCAGCGACAATCGACGACTTCACCGGGAAGTTCATCCGGTTTCGCGTTGGCACAAATGTGCGCCAGGAGTTGACCTCCAATGTGGTGCAGACCGACCACGCCTTCTCCGAGGGGTTCAAGCGGGGCCAGAATCTCTTCAGGACGGGTGACTACGCGGCGGCCGAAGAGGAATGGAAGCAGGATGTCCTCCGCGAACCGAAGGCCTGGGTGCGGAGGGAAATCCGCGCCTGGTTGATCCGGGCCGCCTGGCGGCAGGACCACTGGCCCGATGCGGCCAACCAGTTTCTCGAGATCGTGGCCGAGGACCCGGACACCTTCCACTGGCCGATCGCTCCGCTCACGTGGACACCCGCGCTGAGGGAAGCGGATCGAACCCAGGCGCGTCGCCTGCTGGAGGACAGTCGCCCGGTCGCGCGACTGCTGGGCGCGAGCTTCCTGTTGAAAGATGCGCATTCGACCACCTCCGCAGAGCGGGTGCTGAAGGACCTGATGCGCGACGTGTCTCCGCAAGTCGCCGGCCTGGCCAAGGCCCAGCTGTGGAGGACGCAGATCGGCCCGCCGATCAGCGATCCCGAGCTGGCGCGCTGGCGCAGCCACATCGCGTTTCTCCCGGAGACCCTGCGCGGAGGGCCGCAGTTCGTTCTCGCTGCAGCGACCCTGCAGCGCAGCGAGTTTGATCGCGCGGCGGCCGAGTTCCTGTGGGTTCCGCTCGTCTATTCGCAAAACGAGCCGACGGCCGCGAGGGCGTCGCTGGAAGCCGGCGTGTCGTTGCTGCGGGCCGGCCGGCGGGACGATGCCGTGAAGATCCTCAAGGAAACAGTCGACAACTTCACCTGGTCGGACGCGGCGAGAGAGGCGAAGTCCCGCTTGATGGAAGTTGCGCCGGACTGA
- a CDS encoding ABC transporter permease subunit, whose amino-acid sequence MPLHDLGYRRWSGPRNPQFFRWWVIAQTGVRLAWGSRWLRRLLVLAWLPAALCGVAFFALEKSLTEPSQMVRVLRIMSRNYPQADLVADELEKNPSQARVALWPMVLLTFFRLPQGVITVMLVALIAPPLIARDLRSRAYLLYFSRPITRLEYVFGKIAVVAAYLLMVTLVPGIALYVLGVALSPEFAVVYDTWDLPLRVAAASIIVIIPTVTFALALSALLGESRYATFCWFAPWVLGFVAFVSMTAMNETRMLRGRNPLLISNKWSLLSPYHTLGEVQTWVFGIEKDFANVAAEACLLSVVTFFSMIVLLRKVAAPMRV is encoded by the coding sequence GTGCCGCTGCATGATCTTGGCTATCGTCGCTGGTCCGGACCCCGCAATCCGCAGTTTTTTCGGTGGTGGGTCATCGCCCAGACGGGCGTCCGACTTGCCTGGGGAAGCCGCTGGCTGAGGCGGCTGCTTGTCCTGGCCTGGCTGCCGGCGGCGTTGTGCGGCGTCGCCTTCTTCGCGCTGGAGAAATCACTGACCGAGCCGAGCCAGATGGTCCGTGTCCTGCGGATCATGAGCCGGAACTATCCGCAGGCCGACCTGGTGGCCGATGAGTTGGAGAAGAATCCGTCCCAGGCCCGAGTCGCCCTCTGGCCGATGGTCCTGCTGACGTTTTTCCGCCTGCCACAGGGGGTCATCACAGTCATGCTGGTGGCCCTGATCGCTCCGCCGCTGATTGCACGCGACCTGAGATCACGGGCCTACCTGCTCTACTTCTCGAGACCGATCACGAGGCTGGAGTATGTCTTCGGCAAGATTGCCGTCGTTGCCGCCTACCTGCTGATGGTCACCCTCGTTCCGGGCATCGCCCTCTATGTTCTGGGAGTGGCGCTCTCGCCGGAGTTCGCCGTCGTCTACGACACGTGGGATCTACCGCTGCGTGTGGCCGCCGCCTCGATCATCGTGATCATCCCGACGGTGACGTTCGCGCTGGCGCTGTCCGCCCTGCTGGGTGAATCGCGCTATGCGACGTTCTGCTGGTTTGCTCCGTGGGTGCTGGGCTTTGTCGCGTTCGTGTCGATGACGGCCATGAACGAAACCCGGATGCTCCGCGGACGAAATCCGCTCCTGATCTCGAACAAGTGGTCGCTGCTGTCGCCTTATCACACGCTTGGCGAGGTACAGACCTGGGTGTTCGGGATCGAAAAAGATTTCGCGAACGTCGCTGCGGAAGCCTGCCTGCTCAGCGTCGTGACCTTCTTCTCGATGATCGTCCTGCTGCGGAAAGTCGCCGCGCCGATGCGTGTCTGA
- a CDS encoding isocitrate/isopropylmalate dehydrogenase family protein — translation MATHRVTLIPGDGTGPELAEATRKCVDATGVKIDWDVQECGIEVIQAVGKVPDSVLKSIRANGVALKSPITTPIGKGFRSVNVYLRQELGLFACVRPCKIYPGVRSHYENTPVDLVLVRENTEDLYAGVEFQAGAAGTADLIAKINAAATGKKINTSPETTGVSIKPMSVEGTRKIANFAMDYAVKNKRKSVTSVCKANIMKFTDGLWYDVTRAVALAYGAKFEWPELAEGVKPDSTLVGKVADTQGKIPYMERLIDNMCMQLVQKPELYDVIVTSNLYGDILSDLCAGLVGGLGVAPGANYGDDAAIFEATHGSAPKYKGQNKVNPTALILSAKLMLEHLGEADAAHRLDMAVTDVIKEGKDVTYDMKPDRNDPTAVGTQQMAEAICKKLRGK, via the coding sequence ATGGCGACACACAGAGTCACGCTGATTCCTGGCGACGGCACCGGGCCGGAGCTTGCCGAGGCCACCCGGAAGTGCGTTGACGCCACCGGCGTCAAAATCGACTGGGATGTTCAGGAATGCGGTATCGAGGTCATTCAGGCCGTCGGCAAAGTGCCGGATTCTGTCCTGAAGTCGATCCGCGCCAACGGCGTGGCCCTCAAGTCGCCGATCACCACGCCCATCGGCAAGGGCTTCCGCAGCGTCAATGTCTACCTGCGGCAGGAACTCGGCCTGTTCGCCTGCGTCCGCCCCTGCAAGATCTACCCGGGCGTCCGCAGCCACTATGAAAACACGCCCGTCGACCTCGTCCTCGTGCGCGAGAACACGGAAGACCTGTACGCCGGCGTCGAGTTCCAGGCCGGAGCCGCCGGCACCGCCGACCTGATCGCCAAGATCAACGCGGCCGCCACGGGCAAGAAGATCAACACCAGCCCGGAGACCACCGGCGTCTCGATCAAGCCGATGTCGGTCGAAGGGACCCGCAAGATCGCGAACTTCGCGATGGACTACGCGGTGAAGAACAAGCGGAAGTCGGTGACGTCGGTCTGCAAGGCCAACATCATGAAGTTCACCGACGGCCTCTGGTACGACGTCACCCGCGCCGTCGCCCTCGCCTATGGCGCCAAATTCGAATGGCCCGAACTGGCTGAAGGCGTGAAGCCCGATTCGACGCTCGTCGGAAAAGTCGCCGATACGCAGGGGAAGATCCCCTACATGGAGCGGCTGATCGACAACATGTGCATGCAGCTGGTTCAGAAGCCCGAGTTGTATGACGTGATCGTCACGTCCAACCTCTACGGCGACATCCTCAGCGATCTGTGCGCCGGCCTTGTCGGCGGCCTGGGCGTCGCCCCGGGAGCCAACTACGGCGACGACGCGGCCATCTTCGAAGCAACGCACGGCAGCGCTCCGAAGTACAAGGGTCAGAACAAGGTCAACCCGACCGCGCTGATCCTCTCGGCCAAGCTGATGCTTGAGCACCTGGGCGAAGCGGATGCCGCCCACCGGCTCGACATGGCGGTGACGGACGTCATCAAGGAAGGGAAGGATGTGACGTACGACATGAAGCCGGATCGCAACGATCCGACGGCCGTCGGCACGCAGCAGATGGCGGAAGCGATCTGCAAGAAGCTGCGCGGGAAGTAA